TAAAAAAATTCAAATCGTTGGGGATGATCTATTCGTAACGAATACGGAACGGTTAGAAAAAGGGATTAAACAGGGTACAGCCAATTCCATACTGATTAAGCTAAATCAAATTGGAACGATTACAGAAACATTGGATGCCATTGAAATGGCAAAAAGAGCGGGATATACTGCTGTTATTTCTCATCGTTCTGGAGAAAGTGAAGATTCTACAATTGCAGACGTGGCAGTAGCTGTAAATGCAGGTCAAATTAAGACCGGTGCACCAGCCCGTACGGACCGTGTTGCAAAATACAATCAACTATTGAGAATAGAGGATATGCTTGGCTTTACAGCAAAATACTTAGGCGAAGATGTATTCTATAACTTATAAATAGAATAGCATTAGCAAATAAAACCAATAATATAATAAAAGCTTTTGGCGCTTTATTATATTATTGGTTCTTATGATTGTCTGGAGAATATGGATGCGAACGCTCTTTGAAAAGTTGATGCAGGAGAGTAATATATTTAAAGGACAATGAAGTAGAATGAATATTTTTAATTGATTTTAACAATTTGCTATGTTACAATATGAATGTTAACTAGAAAATAGGAGGTGTGGGTTTTGAGAACATTTTTAATGATACTTCAAGCAATATCTTGTCTTGTACTGATAGGGAGTGTAATGTTACAACCAGCTAAAAGCGAAGGACTCTCCAGCACATTTGGCGGCACTGGAGCGCAAATGATGGCAAAACAAAGCAGGGGTTATGACGCACTAATGAGCAAAGTAACAAAGGCAACAGCTGTTCTGTTTATTATTTTTGCTATTGCACTTGTTGCAATTCAATAAAAAATAAAAACAAAAGAAAACTGAATAGAAGGAGGATTATCATCAATGGACTTTTTGATATTAGCACCAGTTGCAGGAGTTATAGCACTTGTTTTTTCTTTTATCCTTGTAGGTAGAATCAATAAAGTAGCTCCTGGAAACGAAAGAATGAAGGAGATTGCTTCTTACATTCATGAAGGTTCTATGGCTTTCTTAACGAGAGAGTACAAAACATTATTGATTTTCGTTGTTGTTTTATTTGGCGTAATAGCTATAGGTATTGATTGGCCAACAGCAATTTCATTCTTGGTTGGAGCACTTTTCTCAGCTCTAGCAGGATTCATTGGGATGCAAGTTGCTACAAAGGCAAACGTAAGAACAGCCAATGGCGCTAAAGAAGGTGGAATGAACAAAGCATTAAGTGTTGCCTTCTCTGGTGGTGCTGTAATGGGAATGACAGTTGTAGGATTAGGAATTCTAGGAATCGGAACATTATATCTAGTTTTCTCTAGAACATTTGATACAACTGAAGCTGCTAGAATTATTACAGGATTTTCTTTAGGAGCTTCTTCTATTGCGTTATTTGCCCGTGTAGGTGGCGGTATCTATACAAAGGCTGCAGACGTTGGCGCGGATCTTGTAGGTA
Above is a genomic segment from Alkaliphilus oremlandii OhILAs containing:
- the secG gene encoding preprotein translocase subunit SecG → MWVLRTFLMILQAISCLVLIGSVMLQPAKSEGLSSTFGGTGAQMMAKQSRGYDALMSKVTKATAVLFIIFAIALVAIQ